One genomic window of Streptomyces sp. WP-1 includes the following:
- a CDS encoding HNH endonuclease family protein: MTRLKSGAVCAVVVLAAATGCKSGQDKGAAGPEPKSGGGAVLTAAKALPVKGRAPKTGYSRERFGSAWADTDSNSCDTRDDILKRDLKDVKFTGGTCKVTYGLLDPDPYSGKDITYRRGASKVDIDHVVALSDAWQKGAKYWDANKRIALANDPLNLIAVDASANRGKGDGDAATWLPPDKDYRCSYVATQVAVKKKYGLWVTSGEKAAMEKVLTACPNQKLPSGGNPTEAPARFRAR, encoded by the coding sequence ATGACGCGTCTGAAGAGTGGGGCGGTCTGCGCGGTGGTCGTACTGGCCGCCGCGACGGGCTGCAAGTCGGGCCAGGACAAGGGGGCCGCCGGCCCCGAACCGAAGAGCGGCGGCGGTGCCGTACTGACCGCCGCGAAGGCACTGCCCGTCAAGGGCCGCGCTCCGAAGACCGGTTACTCCCGGGAGCGGTTCGGCAGCGCGTGGGCGGACACGGACTCCAACTCCTGCGACACCCGGGACGACATCCTCAAACGGGATCTGAAGGACGTGAAGTTCACCGGCGGCACCTGCAAGGTCACCTACGGGCTGCTGGATCCCGACCCGTACTCGGGCAAGGACATCACCTACCGGCGCGGCGCCAGCAAGGTCGACATCGACCATGTCGTCGCCCTCTCGGACGCCTGGCAGAAGGGCGCCAAGTACTGGGACGCGAACAAGCGGATCGCGCTGGCCAACGACCCGCTCAACCTCATCGCGGTCGACGCGAGCGCCAACCGCGGCAAGGGCGACGGCGACGCGGCCACCTGGCTGCCGCCGGACAAGGACTACCGCTGCTCGTACGTGGCGACGCAGGTGGCGGTGAAGAAGAAGTACGGCCTGTGGGTCACCTCCGGTGAGAAGGCGGCGATGGAGAAGGTCCTCACCGCCTGCCCGAACCAGAAGCTGCCCTCCGGCGGCAACCCGACCGAGGCCCCGGCACGCTTCAGGGCCCGTTAG
- a CDS encoding M48 family metalloprotease, producing MPPRPAGPGASLRAALALGLLLGFYLPALLLLVAVAALDVVLARGTFTVVTVEGCLGSLAVAWCVLRVVVLGRRPREGREGPPGLSLTPREQPELWEHVRRLAEQVRTRPPAEIRIVPGAVAMVREDARWLGLVPGERRLFLGVALLLGLPEAELDAVLGHELGHHAHHDTRLSPLMAALRGRLAHTVGTLEERAAREEAEERAEFAAKAARRRAEGRPPPLKRGGTRGPDHYLALLFTAYTKLCLRLTEAVGRREEYAADLVAARIAGPAVTAAALRRVLALQAADELYLNHYALLGWDAGLLPPEGQFYGGFALLLADGTRRAQLTALAREPLPKEPAEDRSPYASHPPTADRIRALESIPGDGRAPAAVRRPATALLRTPDRLLAGLEQATLSTEALSKRRVPWAELPWRARRETYAREAAPLLAAMAGLTGAPAAPGAVALRHLLDLLDHGLLRELAARLPRSEQAARSSGRAAREFARTALRSALRPLALLAALETGLCRWELCWAGPPVRRSAPAWFTEDLPKALDLAVAEPAVTAPLRTLLLRGSAHGPLDGTGPAPHTLA from the coding sequence ATGCCTCCGCGTCCCGCCGGCCCGGGAGCCTCCCTGCGCGCCGCGCTCGCCCTCGGCCTGCTGCTCGGGTTCTACCTGCCGGCCCTGCTGCTCCTCGTCGCCGTGGCGGCCCTGGACGTCGTCCTGGCCAGGGGCACCTTCACCGTCGTCACCGTCGAGGGCTGCCTCGGCTCGCTGGCCGTCGCCTGGTGCGTGCTGCGCGTCGTCGTGCTCGGCCGGCGTCCCCGGGAGGGCCGGGAGGGGCCGCCGGGCCTCTCGCTGACACCGCGGGAGCAGCCGGAGCTGTGGGAGCACGTGCGGCGGCTGGCGGAACAGGTGCGCACCCGGCCGCCCGCGGAGATCCGGATCGTCCCGGGCGCCGTCGCCATGGTGCGGGAGGACGCCCGGTGGCTCGGGCTGGTCCCGGGCGAGCGGCGGCTCTTCCTCGGCGTGGCCCTGCTGCTGGGCCTGCCCGAGGCCGAGCTGGACGCCGTACTCGGGCACGAGCTGGGCCACCACGCCCACCACGACACCCGGTTGAGCCCTCTGATGGCGGCGCTGCGCGGCCGGCTGGCGCACACCGTCGGCACGCTGGAGGAACGGGCCGCGCGCGAGGAGGCCGAGGAGCGGGCCGAGTTCGCCGCGAAGGCCGCCCGGCGCCGCGCGGAGGGCAGACCGCCGCCCCTGAAGCGGGGCGGCACGCGGGGGCCCGACCACTACCTGGCGCTCCTCTTCACCGCGTACACGAAGCTGTGCCTGCGCCTGACCGAGGCGGTCGGCCGCCGCGAGGAGTACGCGGCCGACCTGGTCGCCGCCCGGATCGCCGGCCCTGCCGTCACGGCCGCCGCCCTGCGCCGCGTCCTCGCGCTGCAAGCGGCCGACGAGCTCTATCTGAACCACTACGCCCTGCTGGGCTGGGACGCCGGACTGCTGCCCCCCGAAGGGCAGTTCTACGGCGGGTTCGCCCTGCTGCTCGCCGACGGCACCCGCCGGGCGCAGCTGACGGCACTGGCGCGCGAACCACTGCCAAAGGAGCCCGCCGAGGACCGGTCGCCGTACGCCTCCCACCCGCCCACGGCCGACCGGATCAGGGCGCTGGAGTCGATCCCCGGCGACGGCCGCGCCCCCGCCGCCGTACGGCGTCCGGCCACCGCCCTGCTCCGGACGCCGGACCGGCTCCTGGCCGGCCTGGAACAGGCCACGCTGAGCACGGAAGCGCTGTCCAAACGCCGGGTCCCCTGGGCCGAACTCCCCTGGCGGGCACGCCGGGAGACCTACGCGCGGGAGGCGGCACCGCTGCTCGCGGCCATGGCCGGGCTGACCGGTGCCCCGGCCGCCCCCGGCGCCGTCGCCCTGCGCCACCTCCTCGACCTGCTCGACCACGGCCTGCTGCGCGAGCTGGCCGCCCGGCTGCCGCGGTCCGAGCAGGCGGCGCGCAGCAGTGGCCGCGCGGCGCGCGAGTTCGCCCGTACGGCGTTGCGCTCGGCCCTGCGCCCCCTGGCCCTGCTCGCCGCGCTGGAGACGGGGCTGTGCCGCTGGGAGCTGTGCTGGGCGGGGCCCCCGGTGCGGCGGTCGGCGCCCGCGTGGTTCACCGAGGACCTGCCGAAGGCGCTGGACCTGGCCGTCGCCGAACCGGCCGTGACCGCGCCCCTGCGTACGCTGCTGCTGCGCGGCAGCGCCCACGGACCGCTCGACGGCACCGGGCCGGCACCCCACACCCTGGCCTGA
- a CDS encoding N-6 DNA methylase yields the protein MQDQATEVTAAGIARLAGVGRAAVSNWRRRHADFPKPVGGTETSPSFALAEVEAWLRKQGKLAEVPLRERVWQLLAGHPEGPLTALVHAGCALLLIHERPTVWLAASAGSDERLARLLPGALAQVLTPRLGELTAVLLPGLGTPGDVNTPDDAQAADRGSTDPGVNTVPTGPGVNTPDIPDAFGTPGASNTPDPAVAPANPTAPTTPAVPAADTRPPFLPSVPLLRGAAELAAEAGARQAFEFLLGRHLDANPRQYTLTPAELAALMADLAGPARTVLDPACGTGALLRAVDTRPEQWLHAQDSAPDLAALTALRLALHSRAGVRAAAGDTLRADAFPELRADVVLCHPPFNERNWGHDELAYDPRWEYGFPARTESELAWVQHALARLADGGTAVLLMPPAAASRRSGRRIRADLLRRGALRAVLALPVGAAPPYNIPLHVWVLRRPERNPASPEVLLMDTGQFAGEGRGGSDWAAVREAVLGAWRAFTRPGRPAERPGLARSVPVIELLDDDVDLAPARHLPPPAVADGAEQLAAVRERLGETLRLTTDLTPPAADPAPPVRWPLTTIGELARAGALVMRTGGNGGHARLPVLTDTDVLSATAPSGTLPESDEAAVLTEPGDVVVPVLGGGSVARVIEEAAAGAALGRNLVLLRPDPTALDPWFLAGFLRGTANNRQASSYASTATRLDVRRLQLPRLPLEEQRRYGARFHALDEFERTLRHASRLGDQLVRGMYDGLTDGTVAPD from the coding sequence GTGCAGGATCAGGCGACAGAGGTGACCGCGGCCGGTATCGCGCGGCTCGCCGGAGTGGGCCGGGCCGCCGTCAGCAACTGGCGCCGCCGGCACGCCGATTTCCCCAAGCCGGTCGGGGGCACCGAGACCAGCCCCTCCTTCGCGCTCGCCGAGGTCGAGGCGTGGCTGCGCAAGCAGGGGAAACTCGCCGAAGTCCCGTTGCGTGAGAGGGTCTGGCAGCTGCTCGCGGGGCATCCCGAGGGCCCGCTCACCGCACTGGTGCACGCCGGGTGCGCGCTGCTGCTGATCCATGAGCGCCCCACCGTCTGGCTGGCGGCGAGCGCGGGTTCCGACGAGCGCCTGGCCCGGCTGCTGCCGGGCGCGCTGGCGCAGGTGCTGACCCCCCGGCTCGGAGAGCTGACGGCGGTGCTGCTGCCCGGACTCGGGACGCCGGGCGATGTGAACACGCCGGACGACGCCCAGGCGGCGGACAGGGGATCCACAGACCCGGGTGTGAACACCGTGCCGACGGGCCCCGGTGTGAACACTCCCGACATCCCCGACGCCTTCGGTACTCCCGGCGCCTCGAACACCCCCGACCCCGCGGTGGCCCCGGCGAACCCCACCGCCCCCACCACCCCCGCTGTCCCCGCCGCGGACACCCGGCCCCCGTTCCTCCCCTCCGTCCCCCTCCTGCGCGGTGCCGCCGAACTCGCCGCCGAGGCGGGGGCGCGGCAGGCGTTCGAGTTCCTGCTGGGCCGCCATCTGGACGCCAACCCCCGCCAGTACACGCTCACCCCCGCCGAACTCGCCGCCCTCATGGCCGACCTGGCCGGTCCCGCCCGTACCGTCCTGGACCCGGCCTGCGGCACCGGCGCCCTGCTGCGGGCCGTGGACACCCGACCCGAGCAGTGGCTGCACGCCCAGGACAGCGCCCCCGACCTGGCCGCGCTCACCGCGCTGCGGCTCGCGCTGCACTCGCGCGCCGGCGTGCGCGCCGCCGCCGGGGACACCCTGCGCGCCGACGCCTTCCCGGAGCTGCGCGCCGACGTCGTGCTGTGCCACCCGCCGTTCAACGAGCGCAACTGGGGCCATGACGAACTCGCGTACGACCCCCGCTGGGAGTACGGCTTCCCGGCGCGCACCGAGTCCGAGCTGGCCTGGGTGCAGCACGCCCTGGCCCGGCTCGCCGACGGCGGTACGGCCGTCCTGCTGATGCCCCCGGCCGCCGCCTCCCGCCGCTCCGGGCGCCGGATCCGCGCCGACCTGCTGCGCCGGGGCGCGCTGCGGGCGGTGCTCGCGCTCCCGGTCGGGGCGGCGCCGCCGTACAACATCCCCCTGCACGTCTGGGTGCTGCGCCGGCCCGAGCGGAACCCGGCCTCGCCCGAGGTGCTGCTCATGGACACCGGGCAGTTCGCCGGGGAGGGGCGCGGCGGCTCGGACTGGGCGGCGGTGCGCGAGGCCGTCCTGGGCGCCTGGCGCGCCTTCACCCGCCCGGGGCGGCCGGCCGAGCGGCCGGGCCTCGCCCGCTCGGTGCCGGTCATCGAACTCCTCGACGACGACGTGGACCTGGCGCCCGCCCGCCATCTGCCGCCGCCCGCCGTGGCCGACGGTGCCGAGCAGCTCGCCGCGGTGCGCGAACGCCTCGGCGAGACCCTGCGCCTGACCACCGACCTCACCCCGCCCGCCGCCGACCCGGCCCCGCCGGTGCGCTGGCCGCTCACCACCATCGGCGAACTGGCGCGCGCCGGCGCACTGGTGATGCGTACCGGGGGCAACGGCGGTCACGCGCGCCTGCCCGTGCTCACCGACACCGACGTCCTCTCGGCGACCGCGCCCTCGGGTACGCTCCCCGAGAGCGACGAGGCGGCCGTGCTGACCGAGCCGGGCGACGTCGTCGTACCCGTGCTCGGCGGCGGCTCCGTGGCGCGCGTGATCGAGGAGGCGGCGGCGGGCGCCGCCCTGGGGCGCAACCTCGTCCTGCTGCGTCCCGATCCCACGGCGCTCGACCCCTGGTTCCTGGCCGGGTTCCTGCGGGGCACCGCCAACAACCGGCAGGCCAGCAGCTACGCCTCCACCGCCACCCGCCTCGATGTGCGCCGCCTCCAGCTGCCCCGGCTGCCCCTGGAGGAACAGCGGCGCTACGGCGCCCGGTTCCACGCCCTGGACGAGTTCGAGCGGACGCTGCGGCACGCGAGCCGGCTCGGGGACCAGCTGGTGCGCGGGATGTACGACGGCCTCACGGACGGCACCGTCGCCCCCGACTGA
- a CDS encoding serine/threonine-protein kinase: MSTLIGQGGMGQVWTAYDQRLDRRVAVKLLRPDKVAGQEADELRRRFERECRVTAQVDHPGLVTVHDAGSEGEELFLVMQYVDGADLSDHLAEHDPYPWPWAVAVAAQLCAVLSAVHAVPIVHRDLKPRNVMVKQDGLVTVLDLGVASVMDTDTTRLTHTGSPIGSPAYMAPEQAMGGAVGPYTDLYALGVLLHELLSGDVPFTGATALGVLHRHLYEPPLPVRRIRPEVPEALESLVLRLLAKDPQHRPASAQEVYEHLAPLLPARGTPTGAPLDPTRPFLRPHAPWPDRARTPAPRPAPAAPAVPATGRPDVAAAVDEVKRLLGEGRITQAVDILGAILPAAAEQHGEHSPVVRTLRKQYAATLMDDGQYRRALPELRRLADERAAEAGQADPASLRFRYDAAHCLEQLGEPAAALAEYRALLPYYENQYVSGDPQQAHEVRRRIGHLLLALGDRPAAHDTLARLVMDVERLGGPGHPMAVEIRRTLHWLGQVRG; the protein is encoded by the coding sequence CTGTCCACCCTCATCGGCCAGGGCGGCATGGGCCAGGTGTGGACGGCGTACGACCAGCGGCTCGACCGGCGCGTGGCCGTGAAGCTGCTGCGCCCCGACAAGGTCGCGGGCCAGGAGGCCGACGAGCTGCGCCGCCGCTTCGAGCGCGAGTGCCGGGTGACCGCCCAGGTCGACCACCCCGGCCTGGTCACCGTGCACGACGCGGGCAGCGAGGGCGAGGAACTGTTCCTCGTCATGCAGTACGTGGACGGCGCCGACCTTTCCGACCACCTCGCCGAGCACGACCCCTACCCCTGGCCCTGGGCGGTCGCGGTGGCCGCCCAGCTGTGCGCCGTGCTCAGCGCCGTGCACGCCGTGCCGATCGTCCACCGCGACCTCAAGCCGCGCAATGTGATGGTCAAGCAGGACGGCCTGGTCACCGTGCTCGACCTGGGCGTGGCCTCCGTCATGGACACCGACACCACCCGGCTCACCCACACCGGCTCCCCGATCGGCTCGCCCGCCTACATGGCGCCCGAGCAGGCCATGGGCGGCGCGGTCGGCCCGTACACCGACCTGTACGCGCTCGGGGTGCTGCTGCACGAACTGCTCAGCGGCGACGTGCCGTTCACCGGCGCCACCGCGCTCGGCGTGCTGCACCGGCACCTGTACGAGCCGCCGCTGCCCGTGCGCCGGATCCGCCCCGAGGTCCCCGAGGCCCTGGAGAGCCTGGTGCTGCGGCTGCTCGCCAAGGACCCGCAGCACCGGCCGGCCTCCGCGCAGGAGGTGTACGAGCACCTGGCGCCGCTGCTGCCCGCCCGCGGCACCCCCACCGGAGCGCCCCTGGACCCCACGCGCCCCTTCCTGCGCCCGCACGCCCCCTGGCCGGACCGCGCGCGCACGCCCGCGCCCCGGCCGGCCCCCGCCGCACCGGCGGTCCCGGCCACCGGCAGACCTGATGTCGCCGCCGCCGTCGACGAGGTCAAGCGCCTGCTGGGGGAGGGCCGGATCACCCAGGCCGTCGACATCCTGGGCGCGATCCTGCCCGCCGCTGCCGAACAGCACGGTGAGCACTCCCCGGTGGTGCGCACCCTGCGCAAGCAGTACGCGGCGACCCTCATGGACGACGGCCAGTACCGGCGTGCCCTGCCCGAACTGCGCCGCCTCGCCGACGAACGCGCCGCCGAGGCCGGCCAGGCCGACCCGGCGTCCCTGCGCTTCCGCTACGACGCCGCGCACTGCCTCGAACAGCTGGGCGAGCCCGCGGCGGCGCTCGCCGAGTACCGCGCCCTGCTGCCGTACTACGAGAACCAGTACGTGTCCGGCGATCCGCAGCAGGCCCACGAGGTCCGCCGGCGCATCGGCCATCTGCTGCTCGCCCTCGGCGACCGGCCCGCCGCGCACGACACCCTCGCCCGCCTGGTGATGGACGTGGAACGCCTCGGCGGCCCCGGCCACCCGATGGCCGTCGAGATCCGCCGCACCCTGCACTGGCTGGGCCAGGTACGCGGGTAG
- a CDS encoding SurA N-terminal domain-containing protein, which translates to MHRRRRTALVLTAAIAAAAPLLTACGNDAHPGAAAVVGGQRITVAQLENRVGEVRDAQRAAVPDQAQYQQVLAQTSSLTRDTLHNLVLDRVIHRAARDEGISVTRKEVQQLRASLEQQAGGSKGLRTAWLQKYGIAPAHLDENLRLQLEAQKLAARLGTDTTQPAFWKALAKASGELHIDVNPRYGTWDVQKSSRADAKTPWVREVTSVSAGQPVTA; encoded by the coding sequence TTGCACCGCCGCCGTCGCACCGCGCTCGTCCTCACCGCCGCGATCGCCGCCGCGGCCCCCCTGCTGACCGCCTGCGGAAACGACGCGCACCCGGGCGCGGCGGCCGTCGTCGGCGGACAGCGGATCACCGTCGCGCAGCTGGAGAACCGGGTCGGCGAGGTCCGTGACGCCCAGCGGGCCGCGGTGCCCGACCAGGCCCAGTACCAGCAGGTGCTCGCCCAGACCAGCAGCCTCACCCGCGACACCCTGCACAACCTGGTCCTGGACCGGGTGATCCACCGGGCCGCGCGGGACGAGGGGATCTCGGTCACCCGCAAGGAGGTCCAGCAGCTGCGCGCGAGCCTGGAGCAGCAGGCGGGCGGCTCCAAGGGCCTGCGGACCGCCTGGCTCCAGAAGTACGGCATCGCCCCCGCGCACCTGGACGAGAACCTCCGCCTCCAGCTGGAGGCGCAGAAGCTCGCGGCCCGGCTCGGCACCGACACCACCCAGCCCGCCTTCTGGAAGGCCCTCGCCAAGGCGTCCGGGGAACTGCACATCGACGTCAACCCGCGCTACGGCACCTGGGACGTGCAGAAGAGCAGCCGGGCGGACGCGAAGACGCCGTGGGTGCGGGAGGTCACGTCGGTGTCGGCCGGCCAGCCGGTCACGGCCTAG
- a CDS encoding nucleoside triphosphate pyrophosphohydrolase, translating into MNASSPAAGPGRIVLLTTSHRVAPGLLSWPAWEALRAADAVLCADGAHPQLPYLREAGIEVSETQPAAQELIDACAGGRTVVVVATGEGEPALTDGLARLAGSGRVRMPELELLPASYDLPGARLLDLVQVMDRIRVECPWSSRQTHEGLAKYGIEEAYELVEAIEAGDREELREELGDVLLQVVFHARIAEEHPETPFSVDDVAGGIVAKLIHRHPHVFGDAVAETPEDVKAHWLRTKAEEKRRTSVTEGIPLGQPGLALAAKLASRARTAGLDVPLPQGDGIGYALLALAARAEAAGTDPETALRAAARTYRDAIRRAEGLPDTVEE; encoded by the coding sequence GTGAACGCATCCAGCCCCGCCGCCGGCCCCGGCCGCATCGTCCTCCTCACCACCAGCCACCGCGTCGCCCCCGGCCTGCTGTCCTGGCCCGCGTGGGAGGCGCTGCGCGCCGCCGACGCCGTGCTGTGCGCGGACGGCGCCCATCCGCAGCTGCCGTATCTGCGGGAGGCCGGTATAGAGGTGTCCGAGACGCAGCCCGCGGCGCAGGAGCTGATCGACGCCTGCGCCGGCGGGCGCACGGTGGTGGTCGTGGCGACGGGTGAGGGAGAGCCCGCCCTCACCGACGGCCTGGCCCGGCTGGCCGGCTCCGGCCGGGTCCGGATGCCCGAGCTGGAGCTGCTGCCCGCCTCGTACGACCTGCCCGGCGCCCGGCTGCTGGACCTCGTCCAGGTCATGGACCGCATCCGCGTCGAGTGCCCCTGGTCCTCCCGGCAGACCCACGAGGGCCTGGCCAAGTACGGCATCGAGGAGGCGTACGAACTGGTCGAGGCGATCGAGGCCGGCGACCGCGAGGAACTGCGCGAGGAGCTGGGCGACGTCCTGCTCCAGGTCGTCTTCCACGCCCGGATCGCCGAGGAGCACCCGGAGACGCCGTTCTCCGTCGACGACGTGGCGGGCGGCATCGTCGCCAAGCTCATCCACCGCCACCCCCATGTCTTCGGCGACGCGGTGGCGGAGACCCCGGAGGACGTCAAGGCGCACTGGCTGCGCACCAAGGCCGAGGAGAAGCGCCGCACCTCGGTCACCGAGGGCATCCCCCTCGGCCAGCCCGGCCTCGCCCTCGCCGCCAAGCTCGCCTCCCGCGCCCGCACCGCCGGTCTCGATGTCCCCCTGCCCCAGGGCGACGGCATCGGGTACGCCCTGCTCGCCCTCGCCGCCCGGGCCGAAGCAGCCGGCACGGACCCCGAGACCGCTCTGCGCGCCGCGGCCCGGACGTACCGGGACGCGATACGGAGGGCGGAGGGGTTGCCGGATACCGTCGAGGAGTGA
- a CDS encoding cytochrome P450 gives MTDQLPPDDTVPAAPELFTWEFAADPYPAYAWLREHAPVRRTRLPSGVEAWLVTRYADARQALADQRLSKNPAHHDEPEHAKGKTGIPGERKAELMTHLLNIDPPDHTRLRRLVSKAFTPRRVAEFADRVQELTDDLIDRFAERGSADLIHEFAFPLPIYAICDLLGVPREDQDDFRDWAGMMIRHGGGPRGGVARSVKKMRGYLAELIHKKREALPAEPAPGEDLISGLIRASDHGEHLTENEAAAMAFILLFAGFETTVNLIGNGTYALLTHPEQRHRLQAALARGDEELLATGVEELLRYDGPVELATWRFATEPLTIGGQDIAPGDPVLVVLAAADRDPERFADPDTLDLGRRDNQHLGYGHGIHYCLGAPLARLEGQTALATLLTRLPDLRLAAEPDELRWRGGLIMRGLRTLPVEFTPPAQ, from the coding sequence GTGACCGACCAGCTTCCCCCCGATGACACCGTCCCCGCCGCTCCCGAGCTGTTCACCTGGGAGTTCGCGGCCGACCCCTACCCGGCGTACGCGTGGCTGCGCGAGCACGCGCCCGTGCGGCGGACCCGGTTGCCCAGCGGGGTGGAGGCATGGCTGGTCACGCGGTACGCGGACGCCCGGCAGGCGCTCGCCGACCAGCGGCTCAGCAAGAACCCGGCGCATCACGACGAGCCCGAGCACGCCAAGGGCAAGACCGGCATCCCCGGCGAGCGCAAGGCCGAGCTGATGACGCACCTGCTGAACATCGACCCGCCGGACCACACCCGGCTGCGCCGACTGGTCAGCAAGGCGTTCACCCCCCGCCGGGTCGCCGAGTTCGCGGACCGGGTGCAGGAGCTGACCGACGACCTCATCGACCGGTTCGCCGAGCGCGGCTCGGCCGACCTCATCCACGAGTTCGCCTTCCCGCTCCCTATCTACGCCATCTGCGACCTGCTCGGCGTCCCGCGCGAGGACCAGGACGACTTCCGGGACTGGGCGGGCATGATGATCCGGCACGGGGGAGGGCCCCGGGGCGGTGTCGCCCGGTCGGTGAAGAAGATGCGCGGCTACCTCGCCGAGCTGATCCACAAGAAGCGCGAGGCGCTGCCCGCCGAGCCCGCGCCCGGCGAGGACCTGATCTCCGGCCTCATCCGCGCCTCCGACCACGGCGAGCACCTCACCGAGAACGAGGCCGCGGCGATGGCCTTCATCCTTCTCTTCGCCGGCTTCGAGACCACCGTCAACCTGATCGGCAACGGCACCTACGCCCTGCTCACCCACCCCGAGCAGCGCCACCGCCTCCAGGCGGCCCTCGCCCGCGGCGACGAGGAGCTGCTCGCGACCGGCGTGGAGGAACTGCTGCGCTACGACGGCCCGGTGGAGCTGGCCACCTGGCGGTTCGCCACCGAGCCGCTCACCATCGGCGGCCAGGACATCGCGCCCGGCGACCCGGTGCTCGTCGTACTGGCCGCCGCCGACCGGGACCCGGAGCGGTTCGCGGACCCGGACACACTGGACCTCGGCCGGCGGGACAACCAGCACCTCGGGTACGGACACGGCATCCACTACTGCCTGGGCGCCCCGCTCGCCCGTCTGGAGGGGCAGACCGCGCTGGCCACCCTGCTGACCCGGCTGCCCGACCTGCGGCTCGCCGCCGAACCGGACGAGCTGCGCTGGCGCGGCGGGCTCATCATGCGGGGCCTGCGCACCCTGCCGGTGGAGTTCACCCCGCCCGCTCAGTAG
- a CDS encoding DUF899 family protein: MRHTRLHGESTEYLAAREELRRAEIELMRERERVAALRRALPPGAEVDDYVFLEGPADLDAGDEPVREVRLGELFTGGPERALLVYHFMYGKRQTDPCPMCTLWLDGFDGVAHQVERNADLVVVAAADLPTLRRHARARGWSRLRLLSAGDSTFKYDLGSEDEDGVQDSTVSVFTRDADGTVRHFYSAHPRMAEDIDQRGIDLLNPVWHLLDLTPGGRGDWSAGLDY, from the coding sequence ATGCGGCACACCCGGTTGCACGGTGAGTCCACGGAGTACCTCGCCGCCCGCGAGGAGCTGCGCCGCGCCGAGATCGAGCTGATGCGCGAGCGCGAACGGGTCGCGGCCCTGCGCCGGGCGCTGCCGCCGGGGGCCGAGGTGGACGACTACGTCTTCCTGGAGGGCCCCGCCGACCTGGACGCGGGCGACGAACCCGTGCGCGAGGTCCGGCTGGGCGAGCTGTTCACCGGCGGCCCCGAGCGGGCCCTGCTCGTCTACCACTTCATGTACGGCAAACGGCAGACCGATCCCTGCCCGATGTGCACCCTGTGGCTCGACGGCTTCGACGGCGTCGCCCACCAGGTCGAGCGGAACGCCGACCTGGTGGTGGTGGCCGCCGCCGACCTGCCCACCCTGCGCCGGCACGCCCGCGCCCGCGGCTGGTCCCGGCTGCGGCTGCTGAGCGCCGGGGACAGCACCTTCAAGTACGACCTGGGCAGCGAGGACGAGGACGGCGTCCAGGACTCGACCGTCTCGGTCTTCACCCGGGACGCGGACGGCACGGTCCGGCACTTCTACTCCGCGCACCCCCGGATGGCCGAGGACATCGACCAGCGCGGCATCGATCTCCTCAACCCCGTCTGGCATCTGCTCGACCTGACGCCGGGCGGCCGGGGCGACTGGTCCGCGGGCCTGGACTACTGA